A portion of the Acidisoma sp. PAMC 29798 genome contains these proteins:
- a CDS encoding ABC transporter permease: protein MSQIPEQVGTDTHVSPAGSAARTFNLAGVAESFALLAATIALAALFGVLVPHAFLSWANISTMLGSQAVLVVLSLALIIPLTAGDFDLSIASMLTLSSMLIAVLNAQLGWSIYAAMAVALVTGAVVGVINAGFILYFRIPSLIVTLGTGTFISGVVLWISDSNTISGIDNGLVSWVVVRRLFGIPLAFYYALILCVAIWYFLGYTTAGRRLLFVGRSREVARLSGIRVDRVRLLCLIASGVISAATGILYAGTIGAADPLSGTTFLLPAFAAAFLGATSITPGRFNAWGTLIAVYFLVIGITGLTMLGIQTFVQNLFYGGALVLAVALSQLVRKREPQEFT, encoded by the coding sequence ATGAGCCAAATACCCGAGCAGGTGGGTACCGATACCCACGTCTCCCCGGCCGGATCGGCCGCCCGCACGTTCAACCTGGCGGGCGTCGCGGAATCCTTCGCCCTGCTGGCGGCGACCATCGCCCTGGCGGCGCTCTTCGGTGTGCTGGTGCCGCATGCCTTTCTGTCATGGGCGAATATCTCGACCATGCTCGGTTCGCAGGCCGTTCTGGTGGTTTTGAGTCTCGCCCTCATCATTCCACTGACAGCGGGGGACTTCGATCTTTCGATCGCCTCGATGCTGACACTGTCATCGATGCTCATTGCCGTCCTGAATGCGCAGCTCGGCTGGTCGATCTATGCGGCGATGGCCGTTGCCCTCGTCACGGGGGCCGTGGTCGGCGTGATCAATGCCGGATTCATCCTGTATTTTCGCATCCCCTCGCTGATCGTGACCTTGGGCACGGGCACCTTCATCAGCGGCGTGGTGCTCTGGATCAGTGATTCCAACACCATCAGCGGTATCGATAATGGCCTGGTGTCCTGGGTGGTCGTGCGGCGCCTGTTCGGCATCCCGTTGGCCTTCTACTACGCGCTCATCCTCTGCGTCGCGATCTGGTATTTCCTAGGCTATACCACGGCGGGACGGCGCCTGCTGTTCGTCGGCCGCAGCCGTGAGGTTGCGAGGCTTTCTGGCATCCGGGTCGATCGGGTGCGCCTGCTTTGCCTCATCGCATCGGGTGTGATCAGCGCCGCGACGGGAATCCTGTATGCCGGAACGATCGGCGCGGCGGACCCCCTGTCCGGCACCACCTTCCTGCTGCCCGCCTTCGCCGCCGCCTTCCTGGGGGCGACGAGTATCACGCCCGGCCGCTTCAATGCCTGGGGCACGTTGATCGCGGTCTATTTCCTCGTCATCGGCATTACGGGCCTGACGATGCTCGGCATCCAGACCTTCGTGCAAAACCTGTTCTACGGCGGTGCTCTGGTCCTGGCCGTTGCGCTTTCGCAGCTTGTGCGCAAGCGGGAGCCGCAGGAATTCACCTGA
- a CDS encoding GntR family transcriptional regulator yields MATKARGPSRGSVKGLLAIDQSDLPPQSDPRSATPRYLQLAHTLLGAIQDNTHKVGTLLPTEVELAAQYGVSRQTVRQAIGQLRQQGLLSARKGVGTRVDSKQPPRRFSYSALSETDLVEIVEGTEMSFQSSKMVAVRGALAAQLGCRANHRWLHLSSTRRVDGENLPLSWINVYIDGRIAPRLKIPKLLRPALFRLVEQQSGETFIEILQEIRATVLTPAMAKQLGSVPGSTALEITRRYFSTGRRLIMVSVNTLPSDRFFYSVAISRD; encoded by the coding sequence ATGGCCACGAAAGCGAGGGGTCCGTCGCGCGGAAGCGTCAAGGGCCTGCTTGCTATCGACCAGTCCGATCTACCGCCGCAATCGGACCCTCGGTCCGCCACGCCACGGTATCTTCAATTGGCCCACACCCTGCTCGGCGCGATCCAGGATAATACGCATAAGGTTGGAACCCTGCTTCCGACCGAAGTCGAACTTGCGGCCCAGTATGGCGTCAGCCGCCAGACCGTGCGTCAGGCGATTGGGCAACTTCGGCAGCAGGGGCTGCTGAGCGCGCGCAAGGGCGTTGGAACGCGCGTCGATTCCAAGCAGCCGCCGCGGCGCTTCAGCTATTCCGCTCTGTCCGAGACCGATCTGGTGGAAATCGTCGAGGGCACGGAAATGTCCTTCCAGTCGTCCAAGATGGTCGCCGTCAGGGGGGCGCTCGCGGCGCAGCTCGGATGTCGCGCAAATCACCGCTGGCTTCATCTGTCCAGCACGCGCCGGGTGGATGGCGAGAACCTGCCCCTGTCCTGGATCAACGTCTATATCGACGGTCGGATCGCGCCGCGTCTCAAAATCCCCAAACTTCTTCGTCCGGCCCTGTTTCGATTGGTGGAACAACAGTCGGGTGAGACCTTCATCGAGATCCTTCAGGAGATCAGGGCAACCGTTCTCACTCCCGCCATGGCCAAGCAGCTCGGCAGTGTGCCCGGCAGCACGGCGCTTGAGATCACGCGGCGTTATTTCAGCACGGGCCGCCGCCTCATCATGGTGTCGGTCAATACGCTGCCGTCCGATCGGTTTTTCTACTCCGTCGCCATTTCGCGCGACTGA
- a CDS encoding sugar ABC transporter ATP-binding protein: MSAVARRYPGEAPALAVTHLSKRFGTSTVLNDVALEVMPGEVHGLLGQNGSGKSTLIKILAGFHDPEPGAELIMYGESVPLPMAPGAARKLGIAFVHQHLGLVPTLSVLENLLIGDIASQSRWRIDWRREEAKARETFARFGLTIDPTSRIADLPQVERALVAIVRAFEDIRTASSRGRGVLILDEPTPFLPKVGVDKLFDLVRTIVREGAAVIFVSHDIDEIREITDRATVLRDGNLAGTLTSRGATAEAFVELIIGRRVSLYRTAVKDLAKVPVAVSARNVAGKILRDVSFDIRRGEILGLTGLIGSGFDELPYTLYGAQPARAGTILIDGETRPLAKMSPPAALQARLALLPSDRLGAAGVGNLTIAENMLLPVLQDFVRWFRLDWSEMTDRATQLGRQYDVRPNRPLQALSSLSGGNAQKVLMAKWLQTSPRLLMLDEPTQGVDVGARQQLFAALDHAAADGTSIMVASTDYEQLAQICDRVLIFARGQIVETLEGAAISKDAIAERCLLSVGANAFSRLPEVVAA; this comes from the coding sequence GTGAGCGCGGTCGCTCGCCGCTATCCCGGTGAAGCGCCCGCACTCGCTGTCACCCATCTGTCGAAGCGCTTCGGCACCTCGACAGTACTGAACGACGTGGCGCTTGAGGTCATGCCTGGGGAGGTCCATGGCCTCCTCGGCCAGAACGGTTCGGGCAAGTCGACCCTCATCAAGATACTGGCCGGGTTTCATGACCCCGAGCCAGGCGCCGAGCTGATTATGTATGGTGAGAGCGTTCCCTTACCCATGGCGCCAGGGGCCGCCCGCAAGCTCGGCATCGCCTTCGTTCATCAGCATCTGGGCCTGGTGCCGACGCTCAGCGTGCTGGAAAACCTGCTGATTGGCGACATCGCAAGCCAATCCCGCTGGCGGATCGACTGGCGGCGGGAGGAGGCGAAGGCCCGCGAAACCTTCGCGCGCTTCGGGCTCACCATCGACCCCACCAGCCGGATCGCCGATCTGCCCCAGGTCGAACGCGCCCTGGTCGCCATCGTTCGCGCTTTCGAGGATATCCGCACCGCCTCTAGCCGGGGTCGCGGTGTGCTGATCCTGGATGAGCCGACACCCTTCTTGCCGAAGGTCGGCGTCGACAAGCTCTTCGATCTGGTCCGCACGATCGTTCGGGAGGGCGCCGCTGTCATTTTCGTCTCCCATGACATCGACGAGATTCGGGAGATCACCGATCGCGCCACGGTATTGCGGGATGGCAATCTGGCCGGCACCCTCACGTCCCGCGGAGCGACGGCGGAGGCGTTCGTGGAACTCATCATAGGCCGCCGCGTCAGCCTGTATCGAACGGCGGTGAAGGATCTGGCGAAGGTGCCTGTCGCCGTTTCGGCCCGCAATGTCGCGGGCAAAATCCTGCGCGACGTTTCCTTCGACATCCGACGCGGTGAGATCCTGGGCCTCACCGGCCTGATCGGCTCCGGCTTCGACGAATTGCCCTATACGCTGTATGGCGCGCAGCCGGCACGGGCCGGTACCATCTTGATCGACGGCGAGACGCGGCCGCTCGCGAAGATGTCGCCGCCGGCGGCCTTGCAGGCCAGGCTGGCGCTTCTACCCTCCGACCGTCTCGGCGCTGCCGGGGTCGGCAATCTCACCATCGCCGAGAATATGCTCCTCCCGGTGTTGCAGGATTTCGTGCGCTGGTTCCGTCTGGACTGGTCTGAAATGACCGACCGCGCGACCCAGCTCGGCCGGCAGTATGACGTGCGGCCGAACCGACCCCTGCAGGCGCTGTCATCGCTCAGCGGCGGCAACGCGCAGAAGGTACTGATGGCGAAATGGCTGCAGACCTCGCCACGGCTGCTCATGCTGGACGAGCCGACCCAAGGCGTCGATGTCGGTGCGCGTCAGCAGCTTTTTGCGGCCCTGGATCATGCGGCGGCGGACGGCACGTCGATCATGGTCGCCAGCACGGACTATGAGCAGCTCGCGCAGATCTGCGACCGGGTGCTCATCTTCGCGCGCGGCCAGATCGTCGAAACGCTTGAAGGCGCCGCAATCAGCAAAGACGCCATTGCCGAACGCTGCCTGCTCAGCGTCGGCGCCAATGCCTTTTCCAGACTTCCGGAGGTGGTCGCGGCATGA
- a CDS encoding ABC transporter permease, giving the protein MSDSAVSPRASRYGLRLRTDGIFLRILAAIGLSMVCAALLVAVAGHNPLTAFQAMVMGALGSPYQIGVVLNRTSPYLLAGAGVALCFRAGVINIGADGQIALGGIGATATVLAWPGPPTAITAIAALIGAALCGALWSGIATAINLGRRVNEVLVTLLLNFVALLLVQLLLSGPLGQRGAGFLQSPPMPRAVWLWRVPGFYFHSGILIGVIAAITLSVLLWKTPFGFAVRVTGRSRPAAAYAGFSVAGVTWGVMLTAGALAGLGGGVEVLGLHHRLIEGFSTGFGFKAVTVALLGALEPAAVIPAALFVGLLETGALAMQRQIGVPSALVVVIEGITMLFILTATVRRA; this is encoded by the coding sequence ATGAGCGACAGCGCCGTCTCGCCGCGCGCGTCGCGCTACGGCCTCCGCCTGCGGACGGACGGAATTTTCCTGCGCATCCTCGCCGCGATCGGCCTGTCCATGGTTTGCGCCGCCCTGCTGGTCGCCGTGGCCGGCCACAACCCGCTCACCGCATTCCAGGCCATGGTCATGGGCGCACTTGGATCGCCGTACCAGATCGGTGTCGTGCTGAACCGCACCTCGCCCTATCTTCTGGCCGGGGCCGGGGTTGCCCTCTGCTTCCGCGCGGGCGTCATCAATATCGGCGCGGACGGCCAGATCGCGCTGGGCGGCATCGGCGCCACGGCGACGGTTCTGGCATGGCCGGGACCCCCGACGGCCATCACCGCCATTGCCGCCCTGATCGGCGCAGCCCTGTGCGGCGCCCTCTGGTCCGGCATCGCCACCGCCATCAATCTCGGCCGCCGCGTGAATGAGGTGCTGGTCACGCTGCTCCTTAACTTCGTGGCCCTCCTCCTCGTGCAGCTCCTCCTGTCCGGTCCGCTCGGCCAGCGGGGCGCAGGCTTCCTGCAATCGCCGCCGATGCCGCGCGCCGTTTGGCTTTGGCGCGTGCCGGGGTTCTATTTCCACTCCGGCATCCTGATCGGCGTCATCGCCGCCATCACCCTCTCCGTCCTGCTCTGGAAGACGCCCTTCGGCTTCGCGGTCCGGGTCACCGGCCGCTCGCGCCCCGCCGCCGCCTATGCCGGTTTTTCCGTGGCTGGGGTGACCTGGGGAGTCATGCTCACCGCAGGCGCCCTGGCCGGCCTTGGCGGCGGGGTGGAAGTGCTCGGCCTGCATCACCGCCTGATCGAAGGCTTCTCCACCGGCTTTGGCTTCAAGGCGGTCACCGTGGCGCTGCTCGGCGCGCTGGAACCCGCCGCTGTCATTCCCGCCGCCCTCTTTGTCGGGCTGTTGGAAACGGGCGCGCTGGCCATGCAACGGCAGATCGGCGTGCCCTCTGCCCTGGTCGTCGTCATTGAGGGCATCACGATGCTGTTCATCCTGACCGCCACGGTGCGCCGCGCATGA
- a CDS encoding ABC transporter permease, translating to MIDFLAAAIRIATPLVFAALGGILSERAGVFAVGLEGMMLMGAFAAVMGAWAAGSAVVGLLLAVLGGGAMGLTVAIVTVRCRADNMVTGLTANILALGLTTYLLHVLAGSVAIDVTPLGALPIPGLARIPVLGPLLFSQPPLTYLAVAGCAALSFLLYRTQTGLMLRATGENPEAVFVAGANPLRLRMVAVICCGAIAGLGGAVLSLQQVGTFTDGMTGGRGYLALASLIVGRWNPWGAAAACLVFGAAEALEFRLQSFGIPLSSYVVQMMPYLIAIAVLAGLGRSTKLPAAIGKPL from the coding sequence ATGATCGATTTCCTCGCCGCCGCGATCCGCATCGCGACGCCGCTGGTCTTCGCGGCCTTGGGCGGCATTTTGTCCGAACGGGCCGGGGTCTTCGCCGTCGGTCTCGAAGGCATGATGCTGATGGGCGCCTTCGCGGCCGTCATGGGCGCCTGGGCTGCGGGAAGCGCCGTCGTGGGGCTGCTGCTCGCCGTTCTAGGCGGCGGCGCAATGGGCCTGACCGTTGCCATCGTCACCGTGCGCTGTCGTGCCGACAATATGGTGACGGGCCTCACTGCCAATATCCTCGCCCTTGGATTGACCACCTACCTGCTGCACGTTCTGGCCGGCAGCGTGGCCATTGATGTCACCCCGCTGGGCGCCTTGCCCATTCCCGGCCTTGCGCGCATTCCCGTCCTCGGTCCCTTGCTCTTCTCGCAGCCGCCGCTCACCTATTTGGCCGTCGCCGGCTGCGCCGCCTTGTCGTTCCTCCTGTATCGCACACAGACCGGCCTGATGCTGCGCGCGACGGGCGAGAATCCGGAGGCGGTCTTCGTGGCCGGCGCCAACCCCCTGCGCCTGCGGATGGTCGCCGTCATCTGCTGCGGCGCCATCGCCGGCCTCGGCGGTGCTGTGCTCTCGCTCCAGCAAGTTGGCACCTTCACGGATGGCATGACGGGCGGTCGCGGCTACCTTGCCCTCGCCTCCCTCATTGTCGGCCGCTGGAACCCCTGGGGGGCCGCCGCCGCATGCCTCGTCTTCGGTGCGGCTGAGGCGCTGGAGTTTCGGCTACAAAGCTTTGGCATCCCGCTCAGCTCCTACGTCGTGCAGATGATGCCTTATCTCATCGCCATCGCCGTGCTGGCCGGCCTCGGCCGTTCCACGAAACTCCCTGCCGCCATCGGCAAGCCCTTGTAG
- a CDS encoding MFS transporter, producing MSAPSALAHALERPPSLAVTLCVCTASQVLATSTVLGLATISPVVAAKLSIHTYWIGYQVSLIYFAGIFASAIAGSLVKRWGAARLNQIALLCAAGGMLGLATGLLPVMIVGSVLIGIGYAFNNPCSSHMLHRQTPARLRNIIFSVKQAGVPAGGVLAALVDPQLTAAFGFRAALALSAIPCLLLAMLFGVLREWWDDDRKPETPIGGRAIWAGQALIWSKPGLLAISFLGFFYSAIQLCVSAFTITMLVTDLGWTAVQAGSVAAIVQVFGAGGRVLWGIVADVLQAGFLVLCMLGLVTGLCCILLLWSGMMPIMVEVGVLCALGACAVGWNGVMLAETARLSSLNAASGSGTMTGDVMVYTFIGVVIGPSVFALIYAHLGSYSETFAWFSIPAALGAILAIWAYRRAAT from the coding sequence ATGAGCGCACCGTCGGCATTGGCTCATGCGCTTGAGCGGCCACCCAGCCTTGCGGTGACGCTGTGCGTTTGCACCGCATCCCAGGTTCTCGCCACATCCACGGTGCTTGGGCTTGCGACGATCTCGCCGGTCGTCGCGGCGAAATTGTCGATCCACACCTACTGGATCGGCTACCAGGTCAGCCTGATATACTTCGCGGGTATCTTCGCCTCCGCCATCGCCGGCAGCCTTGTGAAACGCTGGGGCGCGGCACGGTTGAACCAGATCGCGCTGCTATGCGCCGCCGGCGGAATGCTTGGCCTCGCGACGGGACTTCTCCCGGTCATGATCGTCGGATCGGTTTTGATCGGCATCGGATACGCGTTCAACAACCCCTGCTCGTCGCATATGCTGCACAGACAGACGCCGGCGCGGCTGCGCAACATCATTTTTTCGGTCAAGCAGGCAGGCGTGCCGGCCGGCGGCGTGCTCGCGGCTCTGGTCGATCCCCAGCTCACGGCAGCCTTCGGCTTCAGGGCCGCCCTGGCATTGAGCGCCATCCCGTGCCTGCTGCTCGCCATGCTCTTCGGCGTCCTGCGAGAATGGTGGGATGATGACCGCAAGCCCGAGACGCCGATTGGCGGCCGGGCGATCTGGGCGGGCCAGGCTCTGATCTGGTCCAAGCCCGGCCTCCTCGCAATCTCATTTCTCGGTTTCTTCTACTCGGCCATCCAACTGTGCGTCTCGGCCTTCACCATCACGATGCTGGTCACCGACCTTGGTTGGACGGCCGTGCAAGCGGGCAGTGTCGCCGCGATCGTCCAGGTGTTCGGTGCAGGCGGACGGGTATTGTGGGGGATCGTCGCCGATGTGCTGCAGGCGGGGTTTCTGGTCCTGTGCATGCTGGGGTTGGTGACGGGCCTCTGCTGCATCTTGCTGCTCTGGAGCGGCATGATGCCGATCATGGTGGAGGTCGGCGTCCTCTGCGCATTGGGCGCCTGTGCCGTGGGCTGGAACGGCGTCATGCTGGCCGAAACCGCCCGTCTGAGTTCACTGAATGCCGCCAGCGGGTCCGGCACCATGACAGGCGATGTCATGGTCTACACCTTCATCGGTGTCGTGATCGGCCCTTCGGTTTTCGCACTCATCTATGCCCATCTCGGCAGCTATTCCGAGACGTTTGCGTGGTTCAGTATTCCGGCCGCCTTGGGCGCGATCCTCGCCATCTGGGCCTATAGGCGCGCCGCGACTTAA
- a CDS encoding amidase, whose amino-acid sequence MTDLLGLTLREASEAVRQRSVSPVALVDAYLARITAIDSQITSYILVMAEEARTAIFAIGSDTGGSVRLPAAACGLQGLKPTFGLVSRYGMLPNCWAFDTVGPLCWNVWDCAAILQAIAGPDPLDPVSAGQADDYMTHLADGVAGMTIGLIADGDCDGVHPDAAILANLVQAAEVFVAAGAVVKTVAMPASFIRYRLAASVINWAESFAIHEADFCERGAMMGQALRDKMMAGLSLPAVDYIAALRDRRVLTEANAALMAEVDLLLLPGAFHVAPPLDDPSKVAAYTADTAMTPFSISGHPAISLCSGFDAEGLPTNIQLVGQWFGEAALLRAAFAYETATPWRTAFPVLKG is encoded by the coding sequence GTGACCGATCTCTTGGGCTTGACGCTGCGGGAGGCGTCCGAGGCCGTGCGGCAGCGGTCGGTGTCGCCCGTCGCCCTGGTGGACGCCTATCTTGCGCGGATCACGGCAATCGACTCACAGATCACGAGCTATATTCTCGTGATGGCGGAAGAGGCGCGCACGGCGATCTTCGCAATCGGCAGCGATACCGGCGGCTCGGTGCGGTTGCCCGCAGCGGCATGCGGGCTGCAGGGGCTGAAGCCGACCTTCGGATTGGTGAGCCGCTACGGGATGCTGCCGAACTGCTGGGCTTTCGATACGGTCGGGCCGCTGTGCTGGAACGTTTGGGACTGCGCGGCAATTCTGCAGGCGATCGCCGGACCGGATCCGCTGGATCCCGTGTCGGCCGGCCAGGCCGACGACTATATGACGCATCTGGCGGATGGCGTGGCCGGCATGACGATTGGCCTCATTGCTGACGGTGACTGCGACGGAGTGCATCCGGACGCGGCCATTCTGGCCAATCTGGTTCAGGCCGCCGAGGTCTTCGTTGCAGCCGGCGCCGTGGTGAAGACGGTCGCGATGCCGGCGTCCTTCATCCGCTACCGCTTGGCGGCCTCGGTCATCAACTGGGCGGAATCCTTCGCGATTCATGAGGCGGATTTTTGCGAGCGCGGTGCCATGATGGGGCAGGCGCTGCGGGACAAGATGATGGCGGGCCTCAGCCTGCCGGCGGTGGATTATATCGCCGCGCTGCGCGACCGCCGTGTTTTGACCGAGGCCAATGCGGCGCTGATGGCGGAGGTTGATCTGTTGCTGCTGCCGGGTGCCTTCCATGTCGCGCCGCCGTTGGATGATCCGTCAAAGGTGGCGGCCTATACGGCGGATACGGCGATGACGCCCTTCAGCATTAGCGGCCATCCTGCCATCTCGCTCTGCAGCGGCTTCGATGCGGAGGGGCTGCCGACCAATATCCAGCTCGTCGGGCAATGGTTCGGGGAGGCGGCGTTGCTGCGCGCCGCTTTCGCTTACGAAACCGCGACGCCCTGGCGCACGGCGTTTCCGGTTTTGAAGGGATAG
- a CDS encoding sugar ABC transporter substrate-binding protein produces the protein MRRFILASAAVIGSLALTVVGQRANAATPDLAHAQAIIDAHSQMPAFTPPGPPFDARKCMAGKSLLSIPTSSAIPFVDGIESSMGTVAKQVGFKFSQWKNQGRPTQWVQGMAFGTDNKFTGIDLMGGIIPNALAPQVAAANKAGVKVFATHYSDTTQPVDPAVAVTLRIPFHEVGEIIANWITLKSGGKANVLIVGSSDILPSKPYADMLGKTLDTVCGPGCKHRYVTVTVADWSTKIQTTVQSSLIADPTINYIVPLYDSMSQFVIPALTITGHRKDVKIATFNGTPFIIDMVRRGDVEMDVGESLGWIARSILDGEMRNMCGLPSIGQTLYVPLYIFSGANAKDAGIPANFDQGYGDKHVAGYEALWGMH, from the coding sequence TTGCGCAGGTTCATTCTCGCTTCGGCAGCCGTCATCGGCAGTCTCGCTCTCACCGTCGTGGGTCAACGTGCGAACGCCGCAACACCGGATCTTGCGCATGCGCAAGCGATCATCGACGCGCATTCGCAGATGCCGGCATTCACGCCGCCCGGGCCGCCCTTCGACGCCCGCAAGTGCATGGCCGGAAAAAGCCTGCTGTCCATACCGACATCGAGCGCGATCCCCTTCGTGGATGGCATCGAAAGCTCAATGGGCACCGTCGCCAAGCAAGTCGGCTTCAAGTTCTCGCAATGGAAGAACCAGGGCCGGCCGACCCAGTGGGTGCAAGGCATGGCCTTCGGCACGGACAACAAGTTCACCGGCATCGACCTGATGGGCGGCATCATCCCGAATGCGCTCGCCCCACAGGTGGCGGCCGCCAACAAGGCCGGCGTAAAGGTCTTTGCGACCCATTACTCCGACACGACGCAGCCGGTCGATCCCGCCGTTGCGGTCACGCTCCGGATCCCGTTCCACGAAGTGGGCGAGATCATCGCCAACTGGATCACGCTGAAGTCCGGCGGGAAGGCCAATGTCCTGATCGTCGGTTCCAGCGACATCCTACCGAGCAAGCCCTATGCGGACATGCTCGGCAAGACGCTCGACACCGTGTGCGGACCCGGCTGCAAGCATCGCTATGTCACGGTAACGGTTGCCGACTGGTCGACCAAGATCCAGACGACCGTGCAGTCGTCGCTGATCGCAGACCCGACCATCAACTACATCGTTCCGCTCTATGACAGCATGTCGCAGTTCGTGATCCCGGCCCTGACCATCACCGGCCATCGTAAGGACGTGAAGATCGCCACCTTCAACGGCACGCCCTTCATCATCGACATGGTGCGTCGCGGCGATGTGGAGATGGATGTGGGCGAAAGCCTCGGCTGGATCGCCCGCTCCATCCTGGACGGTGAGATGCGGAATATGTGCGGCCTGCCGTCGATCGGACAGACGCTCTATGTGCCGCTCTATATCTTCAGCGGCGCGAACGCCAAGGATGCCGGCATTCCGGCGAACTTCGACCAGGGCTACGGCGACAAGCACGTGGCGGGCTACGAGGCGCTCTGGGGGATGCATTAG